Below is a window of Nicotiana tabacum cultivar K326 chromosome 19, ASM71507v2, whole genome shotgun sequence DNA.
GCCCATTTACAAGGAAGTCTACAAAAAGAGACTTACAGTATCAACGTCCTATTTGAAAATTTGGGCCAATCATATCCTTCGAAGAACCTTTGTTAATACAAAAGTGGGCCCCAGAACATAAAAGTGCAAAGACAGTTTTAGGTACATACTGAAACAACTCAAAAAGGAAGTGAGGTGGTTAATTTGTGAGAAGGGAGCTGTTACCTTGACTCCGAGCTATAGCGAGAGAACAAAAGTATTAGACAAACACACATTACAGCTATAAGATTAGAAAATTTTCAGGAGAACACTCTGAGATTTTGAAAGTTCTCTTGCTACGCACTTGGACCAAAAAGTAATCAGTCCCCCACAAGCCAAGAGCAGCTCTTCAACAATTAAACAAAAGATCGAATAAAGACTCTGCATCGAGTTCGCCTATTAACTGTATCATATTCCAAAGGCTAGTCCAGGCCAGGTTTAATAAGCATGATTCATTTAACACCAACTTGctcttcttatttctttctttctatgcATCAATCCAAACCATAATCTTAATCCGGCAGAATTAGAAAATTACAAGTCAAGCGGTACAATGAATAAGCACTAAAACGGATTCACGGGAGCATGCAATTAAGGTTGCGATGTAAGATATGAATGAATCAAAAGGAAAGAGAATGAAGAATCATTAAACTTGAATGAACTATCATGTCAAGTTCCACCAACAGCTTAACTTCTGAAATATCATCAGCTAACTCTCTATTGCTAATACCTAATAACATTACGTAAAAGTAAAATTCCATGTAAAGGTAACTCCGACGATAGTGAGAACAAGGAGGACCTGTGCTTAATATTGATGTTACATTTCAGCTCTTGCTGAAGATCCTCAACTGTGAGAATTGTGCCACCAGTAACCGGAGAGGGAAGCTCAGACAGCACCTACGGGTGTTATAATCACCGAGACAAGTAACTTATCAGCCGATAACTATAGAGCTTCTTCATATACATACACAGACATGACAATATCATACCTTGTCAAGGTTTGCTGCATAATTGGCAACCTCATCTTCCTCAAGATCATCACCCACCTCATAAAGAAGTGCCACCCCATGCATGATCAATGGGAGGCTCATGCCAAGTTTTGCCTTAACAACCTTCTCAACAAAATCCCTCAACTTCGAACGATGAGTATTGATCTCAAGTGTTAAAGGTGTCTGCTCATTTATTTGTATCAAATGAGAAATTAGTAGCTGAAACAAAATTTCGTAAAGTAGGACAGGCGGAAAGACAATCTACTATACTTTACAGTAGATCATACCTCAGAACAAACATAACAAGACTTGTTTGGCTCAAAGGGCTCCACTGGCATGAGAAGCATCTTTCTTGAGGAATGCTCAAGGCAATAAGTCATCCTGCAAGGGAGTGCACATGATATTATAAACAGTACCTAACAAAAAGACATGGTCATTGTTCCTTTCGTCATACTTCTACACAGCATAAGTTCTCGTCACCGAGTTCTTGATAGATTTGGTCAAATAGGAGTTTGTCCTTATATTGTTAgctaataacaaaaaataaaagaaagggtaGATTAAAGCGTCCTGAAATTTTTTCCTTAAGTCTTTTGATTGTTTTCCATCTTGGATTTTACAAGGCCCTGGCAACTTTCTTATTctttttactttttactttttACACGGAACAACAGGATGACATGCATTGCACGATACTTTAAGAGGTAGGATgccttattttgattttctacTATTTGCTAAAAGCTGCTAAAATACTCTTTATTTTCTATAGTGAATAATCAGTATGCAATCACTTAACTAATCCTCAATCCCTAATTAGTAGGGTTCCACTATATGAATCCTCTATATCCACTTTGCACTATTTGGCTAACACATTCCAATACTATATAATTTGTCTTCAATAATTCAAATTAGGGGTTTTCTAAAACTAGAGATTCTCTCATCCACAATCATCCCTACACTGGCACTGGTGATAATCAATAACATTTCACCCAACAAATTGCATTCATGCACTTAAATTGATAATTTCTAGTACTTTATGCATAGTGTTCTCGAAAACCCCTTTAATCattttaaatttagaaagaaAACTCCACAACTATTCCGTAGATCAGTTACCTTATTTGTTTACTTTTCTATCAATTCTGCGTCAAAGAGACCAAAACATAGAATTCCGATAAGAATAATAAATTTGTTGATTAGAATTAAATTTAGCAATGATTTTTGACGTAGTAAAAATTATGGTTTCAGACCTTCAAAGATACTTTTACAATGATCCTCTTTTAACAGCTTAAAACTTTTAAATTAGGCCACACACTTTCACGTGGTAAGAACAGGCAGAAGTCCTAAGTTCAAGTCTCTCCACCCATCAACAAAAATATTTCCAAAGTCGAGCAGAAACATCGGGCCCTCGCATGAGCAGACACGCTGCAGACCTAAATTAGATAATAAAATATTCCCTTTTAGCAGTTTAAACTTTTAGATGAGGTGGTCACTCTCTTCAATAATCGTAATTACTACTTATAATAACCACTGAATTTGTTGCTGCCCCAAATGATTAATCGTTAGTTGATTACAGTTGTTTTTCATGATCCTTATCAGATGATGAAATCTGCACTTCAACAATTTTgaccaaaattcattttcaaaaaaaaattgcagTGGGAAGTGGGAAAGAGGAGACTGGAAGCATGTGGAAATCGCTTAAAAGAAGCCTGTAGAGATCAGTCACAGCTGGCAGGAGTATCTGATATCTTGGTCATTCTAGTTGATCTCCAAAATAATAATTATCTGCTTCAAAGTGAAGAAAAGCGCAGTAAATAGTGGAATTAGCCCTACCTGTAGCTTTTTACATCATTTTGCAACACCTTCATTGCTTCAAGCACAATCAACCCTGCAATGATGGCATTTGTTGTTGCAACGGCATGCACAATATTGCCAGCAATACCTTTAGCTTCAAAAAGGCTATGTAATGGAATCCCAAAAGAAGCGGCACGAATATTTGCAGCAGAAGTCACAAACTCTACAGCCAACTGGTCATCCTTATCAAAACCCAACTGGCCAATTTCCTGCGACAGTggtaaagacaaataattagaGCATAGATTAAATGAAATAGAAATCTAAACTATGTACAAGAGAACAGAATCAGAAGGTAGGGATGGTATCAAAACCTTCTCTCTTTTCAAGAAAAAGAGCTTTAATGCCTCGAGAAATACTTCAGAATTTTCCCTTAGGCTCCACAAATCCTGCGGATTTTTAAGGCCCAGATATGCCATTGCAGACACTAAAGAGGGGTCACAAGTTTTTGAAGCTCTATCATTGTTTCCATTCTGTTCAACTGGTTGTGGTGGCAATACATCTTTGGTGTATAGAGGCCTAGGCCTGTTACGGTTCTTCCACGTCTCTTCATTACGTAATGCTACTTCGATGTTGTAACCAAAAACATGATCATATATTCTCCTCCCATActgctcaatatcttcatcaactCTACGCTCGAAAACATCTTCCGCATGTTCTGACGAGCTTGAAGCATCAGTAGAACGAACATTAAGGTCATTTTCTTGATTCTTGTCTCCAAAAAGCTTTGTAAATAGTAGGTCTTTTGCCCATACGATGCAGTGAACAAACTGGAATCAGAAAACAATGTCAAAGCAAAATGTTTAAGGCAAGTCATTGCAAGTATTATTGTGATGAATTACCCATATAAGCCTCTAATATCTCAGAAAAGTAGCTGATAGTGACCAAGTGCCACATTAGTGGCAAGAAACAGAAGCACCTAACAATAATCTCACTGTAATATGTGAAATATGCTGACACAATAGCTCTTTCATCATGTATCAGTACCGGAATGACATTGAACTAAATACAGATATACAGATTTACATGGCTCAGCTCAAATTTATATTAAGAAAAGGATTAAGCACTCATCAGTACCTTTGATGGAGTGCTTGTGATTGTACAGACAGGGTAAGTTTTTGGAGCTGGTTTAGACTGACATTCATAACATTCTGTTTTACCCTTCACATGCACGGTGACCTGCCAACAACAAATGAGTAGACCAGTAGAATTTCAGAACTAGTAAGAGTCAAAGTAAATTCAGTCTTTTCTTTTTATCAGGTAAAAGTCGATTTTCATTCGACAAGCATCCAGAAGATGCAATTGTGTTATAAAAACAAATAGTTCCTGTACGTTGCTCTTCAACTCCTATCTAAAACTCAAGGAGCttacaaaatccaaaaacaaaaggaGCAATATTACATTACAATGGTGACACCAAGCAAAAAGGTTCAATAAACATCTAGCCTTCAAGGCATGAATTGGAGTTGAGACTCCATGAAAGCACCATTGATTAGGAAATTCAGTCAGTTGATAAATAGACAGAGCAGACCACATGGTAATACACTTTGGGATCAGAACCAAAAACAAGAGCAGCCACATAGGAACCTCAGACCTTCAACAACACATAGAAAGCTACAGGATTATGTAGTTCCTCTATGACTTAGAGGGTGTAAAAAACAGATTGAACTTTTGGCTAGAAAGTCTGAATCAAACAACTCCAGAGAAAAGCAGAAAAAACATCATTATTGCTCCATCCTTCAAAAGAATGAGGTAAATAAGAAATTGACCACATGCAATAAAGATGATGATAATGAGTTGCAGGAATTCTTTTGAAAAAGATATAATCTGATCCAATTTGGCCAACTCCACCCAACTAACAATTATTTCCATTTTCCAAGCAAGTCTTggaagaacagaataaaaagttACTGGATATAACACCTGTAACGATGATCAACATGTATACTCCATAAATTTCAGTAAAATAGTTAAGAACCTTTTCTTAATATCTTACTATGAACTGAATTTTTTTTCCCTTCAAATTTAGCAATCTGCTTCATAACTCTCACATGGTACATTTGACAtcaaaattttggaattttttttttaatcaagtaAAATAGTAGAATTATAATAGCTTCTTTCACTTGAAGAGGGAAATAGAAGTATAAAATAGCGAGTAGCTGTTTTCAATTGGTAGCTAAACAACCACAACACTTTTCGCCTCGAGAATACCACATGCAAGACAATATAATAGACTATTccctttatgtttttttttaattacgtAACTTCCATTATAATATTTTAGACTGGTTGCATCCAAGTTGAATGTTGCTAAGAAATCTAAAATGTACAGACTAGCAAATATAAGACAGAGACAGAAGTTAAAATGAAATTTAGTTGCCCTGATCCCCATCAAATAGAAACCGGAAAAAAAGAGTAGATTTTACCTGGCCGAGGAAGCCTGTAGTCCCACTTTCAACTAATGGGACACCAGATGCCAAACAAAGGCGGTTCACATGTCGCCTAGCATCTAGATTGTCAAGGCCATTAAGCACAACATTGAATTGCTTGAAAAAATCCACATTGAAGTCTGGATCTTTGACATTTGCATGGTATGGTGTAATTCTAATATGAGGCCTAAATTTTAGGACAGCCTCTCTAGCAACCTGGAGAAAATTTTGAGTACATTACTTAGGAACCAAAATCTGTCTGAAAATGGAATCCAGAAAAAAGAAATTGATGTGATTTCCTTACTTTAGCCTTAGATTGTCCAACATGTTTCTGTCGAAACAAGAATTGTCTATTTAAGTTACTGACTTCGATTGTATCCATGTCAATCTGGAAATAGACAAAATGAAACATGAAACCAGGTTAGAAACTAAATGGAAGCACAGGGCAGACAAAGGAATCACACAAATAAATGGGAAAacagtgttttaatatatatatatataaactaaatGGAAGCACAGGGCAGACAAAGGAATCACACAAATAAATGGGAAAactgtgttatatatatatatatatatatatatatattaattcactcatagattttcttctaaattaCCCAAACAACATGACGCAGCCCACCCACACCCACACACCCAGAGTTCAGAAGCCCCCTCACCCTTTTGCAGACTCCAAATGTACATACGAATAGGCTGAGAGCAAATGGAACAAATAAAGATGATCGATGGAGTTCACCCCTAAAAAACAAAGCACGCCCCTATTTACAGTAGCGACGGAATTGCTTATCTGGACAAAAGCTAAACCGGAAAGTGTGTCATCAAAGGCAAAAAGCTCTAAGGTCCATTGGGGCTTTACGTGTAACACGCAAATAAAGTGTGGGCTTTAATGAATAAGCGCAATTGGagggaaaaaaacaaaaatgtacaTGTAGTTCAAGGCTAATATCtataagcaacaacaacaacaacaacaacaactcagtataatcccactaatggggtctggggagggtagtgtgtacgcagaccttacccctaccctggggtagagaggttgtttccgatagacctccGGCTCTCTCCCTTCAAGAACTCCCtaccttactcttggggtgactcgaactcacaaccttttggttggaagtggagggtgtttCCGATATTCATGCTAATatctataagcatgaataacaaatatatgaaCAAACAAATTGAAAAACGATAAAGTGAAACATCAATTGTTTAGTGTCGCCTTTTCAGGATTATGCTCATGggcaaggaaaagtatgccttagagccttgatgacgACACTAAAGCGTCCGCTAAGCGAGGCCGAAACGTTCAACATGTATTGAGCCTTGCTTCAGAGCTTAAGCGtactttaagcgcgcctttgacgACACTAAGCTTTCAAAAGCATATCTCTTCATCCTCTCGAACCATGACAACTATAACCAATAAAATATGCTATAGAGAACCACGGGGAGGATCCCAGTGGATTCGAAGTTCTAACTAGCTCGAGGAGCAAAATGCCAAATGCTGCAACTTCTCTTGAAGCAGTCTCTTGAGGAGTGGCTCTGGTTCTCTTAATAAATACCAATTCTAACGGATTTTTCATAAATATATATAAGGTCGGAAACCAAAGTTGTAAACTAAGTTCACCCATGTAGAGAGAGCACAACACTTTCTCCTCGTATCAACTTTTTATGCACAATTCACCATTGAATAACTGGCAAAATCTTAATATTTTTTAATGAAGGTGGTGTCCAGGCCAGTTTGGCTATTCCACTTGTGACCTACTACCTCCCACTAGCACAAGGTACCAAGTAACTCTGCCCACCAACGCTTAAGAAGAGGAAAGGAAAGAATCACCTAGTGTTAAAATCCTAATAATTACAAGGCAACAAAACGTATTCACCAAACCCTAGCAAAAAAGCCCTAATATTTTTAGACCCAAAAGCTAATCATAAACTACTTAATAACAGTAAATACAAAAAGGCAAACCCAAGATAGACTAAATCTTACTTACAATATGAATGTCTTCAAACCCAGAAAGAGCAAGGGTTTTAAGCAGTTCACAACCAATACCACCAGCACCGACCATTAGCACTTTAGCAccctaaaacacacaaaaaacaCATAATATTGCACTTAACTTACAGGACCCACAAAgtgaatagaaaaaaataataaccaaAACATCAACGATAACTCAAATTTTATGCTTACTTTAATTGCAGACAGCTGTTCCTCAGAAGCCATTGAAAATAGAGAGAAATACAAGTGATTTGTGAAAACAGTGTAATGAGTTGACTACATAAAacttttgaaattgaaaagggaGAAGAGGGGAATGGGGTTCGTATTTGTGGGGAATCGGAAGCGAGAacagtggggaggaatcttgacAGACAGACTTTTTAGCGGAGGGGTTCGAGGAAAGGGCgccaaaagagaaaaaatgatgtTAATTTCGGAGTAGAGTAACCTCTGGTTCGTGCTGCTCGCTAGACTCAACCCTATAGCACCCGGCATAACCTAtgtactttatttttgtttttgtttttttctcaGCTAATGGTATGAATTTGGTTCTAGTTTCATTTTCAGAAAAAAGgtttaaattatgtatttgaaCTACTTGTACATGTCTTATTATGGCTAATCttcataaataataaaatatatgtgTAATTAGTATAATTTTAACTTGTGTACGTTGTTAGCAGGTTTCTTCGTAGACGATTTAAAACTTACGACTTAAGTTTTATTTAAGCTTTACAATAAAATCATACATTAAGGAGCTAAAAAATCTTTCTCCATTTTTTTCCATCAATAACTCTGAGACTAGAGGTGTGCGAGTATCACTTATTAGATTATCCTGGTATAATGTGTTCAATTGGTAtagttttaatttaaattatGTCATATCTTTTGTTGATAAATGATATGAAGTGAATATTTAGGTTAATTCAAGGCTTTCGATGTGTCTTATATTATGGAAGTATGGATTCTTTTTTCAATCTCCGGTAAATCCAAGTTGTATGAAATGTGTTTCCGTTTATGAAACAAGTTTGATCTCTCGTTCTATTTGATTTGTGAAATGAAAAGGGCaataaaatatttcttttattatgcaATTCTTAACTCGCTTGTCCTATATAATTATAATCTAATTACATAATTAACTCTATTTTTTCAATTTGCGGTA
It encodes the following:
- the LOC107822439 gene encoding SUMO-activating enzyme subunit 2, translating into MASEEQLSAIKGAKVLMVGAGGIGCELLKTLALSGFEDIHIIDMDTIEVSNLNRQFLFRQKHVGQSKAKVAREAVLKFRPHIRITPYHANVKDPDFNVDFFKQFNVVLNGLDNLDARRHVNRLCLASGVPLVESGTTGFLGQVTVHVKGKTECYECQSKPAPKTYPVCTITSTPSKFVHCIVWAKDLLFTKLFGDKNQENDLNVRSTDASSSSEHAEDVFERRVDEDIEQYGRRIYDHVFGYNIEVALRNEETWKNRNRPRPLYTKDVLPPQPVEQNGNNDRASKTCDPSLVSAMAYLGLKNPQDLWSLRENSEVFLEALKLFFLKREKEIGQLGFDKDDQLAVEFVTSAANIRAASFGIPLHSLFEAKGIAGNIVHAVATTNAIIAGLIVLEAMKVLQNDVKSYRMTYCLEHSSRKMLLMPVEPFEPNKSCYVCSETPLTLEINTHRSKLRDFVEKVVKAKLGMSLPLIMHGVALLYEVGDDLEEDEVANYAANLDKVLSELPSPVTGGTILTVEDLQQELKCNINIKHREEFDEEKEPDEMVLSGWTPALATEKKTKTSDNGPSSSNASQTVQLEPEDDDELEIILKDPEILSAGNKRKLSDISVTADSEVSRVTGEMQTKSHAEADDTHTDTAMLDGNSDISKKKRVQQ